The genomic window ATCTGCTAATTGCATTGTTAATTTCACAGCATTACGAGTGATGGCAGATGTTAGCAGCAGCCCAGTGGCTGATACTCCACCCTCAACAGAGGAAAGGCCTGATGACCTCCCACAGGACTCCAACAATGAGGATGCAAAGTCTGACACCAAAGCTGAAGTGGGGAATGAAGCAGCCTCTGACCCCAGCATGTACCGCTACATCAAAGAAGACCTCTTCACATCTGAGATCTACAAAGTGGAGATCAGGAATCTACCCAAGTTCACTGGCTTCAACGacctgaagaagttcctggccAAACACGGCCTCAACCCGCACAAAATCAAACTGTTTGGCAAGCAGACGTTTGCCTTTGTCACCTTCAAGAATGAGGAAGAGCGTGACAAGGCCATGAAGATGGTTCACGGCATGCAGTGGAAGGGCCAGGTGCTGAGCGTCAGGCTGGCCAAACCCAAAGCAGACCCCATcctgaggaagaggaagcaggaggagggagagggcgCAGGAGGACAGCCCCCATCCAAGCGAACAGAGGGGGACGAGGAAGAGGAGCCGCTGAGTGTCCAGATAGCAAATGTGGTGACTCCCCTGTGGAATGTGCCTTATgaagagcagctgaggaggaaggaggaggaggtggtgggggtCCTGCAGAGGCTGGCCAAGTGAGTCTGATAGACCCATCCATACATGTGGTCCCATGTGTGTCTATAACACATCTCCTGCAGGTGTTGTACAAGATCAACACTCGATTTTCTTTAAACCTTTCCATGCCAATGGTTGTTTCAGGCATTACTGCATGTTTTACTGCATGACCcagggaaaaaaagtgtgtggGCGTTCTGTGATATAAAATATACATCAATTTTACGCTGTGTCTTTTACAGGGAGATTGGCAGCACCAACAAAGCCATGTTGCCGTGGTTATTTGCGCAGAAAGggaaatacaacaaaatgtgttgtccTCTGGAACCTATCAAACCATCTCCAACACAGGTATATGTGAAGTCTTAACTCATTTCACATTTTACTGACACTAGCATTTGTCATAAATACATTCTACTGTGTTAGAGATTAGTGTGTTGAAATAGACAGGATTCAGTATGTAGTGGTATTGCTATTTTTTAAGAAGCACAATAACCtaatttgtgatgtcacttcATACAACACATTCCTTTATCTTTCAAGATCTCTGTTACAAAAGTAAATTCCACTGCCAATTAGAATTTCAACAAATGTAACTTGTTGTCTGATATTTCCCTTATCCTGTTCATATTTCTCTACCAGACGGAGTACAGAAACAAGTGCGAGTTCCTCATTTCAGTGGGTGCAGATGGTGAGGATAAGACCATCGGTTTCCGCCTTGGAAAATATAAAGGCGGCTCCTGTGCCGTGGTGGGGCCGGCTGAGACGCGCCATGTCTCAGCGGAGACCAAGAGAGTGGTCAGAGAGTTTCAGAAGTTCATCAGGTATTCTCACATGGTCATAATAGACAGTCCACAACAAGGCATGGTCACAGAAAACCAAACTGCTGCCACatacagatttgtttttcctATTGCATTGAATCTTGGTATTATTTTGCACATAGGACAACATCATACTCCGTGTACAGTCCTGAAACATACGAAGGACACTGGAAGCAGCTGACTGTAAGAACTACAAGGACCAGACAAGCCATGGCTGTAGTGTTCTTCCACCCACAGGTGAGGACACCACAATCTGAGTGTGATCCTGTTTCTGAGAGTATAATCACACAGTTTGATTTCTCCCTTTTGatgtcttttactttttttacttCCTAGAAACTTGAAGAAGAGGAAGTCAATGCATTAAAGAGCTCCATGAAGACGTACTTTACAGAAGGAGAGGGGAAAGACAGCGGAGTAACCTCTCTTTACTTTGTTAGAGAGGGTCAAAGGTAAGAAAGAAATCCTGATGCTCCTTGAGTCATGATGGCTGTTTACTGTTGGTATCAGAGAAAAATGCAGGGCAAACAGTAGAGAACAGACTATGAAAATGTCTAAATGCTGCactgaagttgtgttttttgtttcccAGGACTTCTCCTAACATCGAGGACTTGCCCTGTGagctggtggctggagagggcAGCATTCACGAGGAACTCCTGGGTCTAAAGTTCAGAATATCTCCTCACTCCTTCTTCCAGGTAAGAAAGATTTACCTCAAAGATTTCCAGCAAGTTCATACAATGTTAACACCTG from Epinephelus moara isolate mb chromosome 8, YSFRI_EMoa_1.0, whole genome shotgun sequence includes these protein-coding regions:
- the trmt2a gene encoding tRNA (uracil-5-)-methyltransferase homolog A; its protein translation is MADVSSSPVADTPPSTEERPDDLPQDSNNEDAKSDTKAEVGNEAASDPSMYRYIKEDLFTSEIYKVEIRNLPKFTGFNDLKKFLAKHGLNPHKIKLFGKQTFAFVTFKNEEERDKAMKMVHGMQWKGQVLSVRLAKPKADPILRKRKQEEGEGAGGQPPSKRTEGDEEEEPLSVQIANVVTPLWNVPYEEQLRRKEEEVVGVLQRLAKEIGSTNKAMLPWLFAQKGKYNKMCCPLEPIKPSPTQTEYRNKCEFLISVGADGEDKTIGFRLGKYKGGSCAVVGPAETRHVSAETKRVVREFQKFIRTTSYSVYSPETYEGHWKQLTVRTTRTRQAMAVVFFHPQKLEEEEVNALKSSMKTYFTEGEGKDSGVTSLYFVREGQRTSPNIEDLPCELVAGEGSIHEELLGLKFRISPHSFFQVNTGAAEVLYSAVGEWAQLDQDSTVLDVCCGTGTIGISLAKRVKKVIGIELCQEAVEDAKVNAKLNGLSNVEFHCGKAEDVFPNILNALVSPNVTAIVDPPRAGLHSKVILAIRRAEHLKRLVYVACNAKAAMNNFIDLCRAPSNRVHGAPFRPVRAMAVDLFPQTMHVEILLLLERVDYDSQQQTSK